A stretch of Oncorhynchus mykiss isolate Arlee chromosome 12, USDA_OmykA_1.1, whole genome shotgun sequence DNA encodes these proteins:
- the LOC110537285 gene encoding protein YIPF6, with the protein MVEVEETSKFMFAGLSDVSISGDIAVEGEINVPVGTPSQDKKYSTLDEPVKDTILRDLKAVGKKFVHVMYPKKSSALLRDWDLWGPLLLCVTLALMLQGGSVDSKEDRGPQFAEVFVIIWFGSVIITLNSKLLGGTISFFQSLCVLGYCIMPLTVAMVVCRLVLLGGSWGFSFIVRLIVVTASFSWSTFASTAFLADCQPPNRKALVVYPVFLFYFVIGWMILTFSPSA; encoded by the exons ATGGTGGAAGTGGAGGAGACAAGTAAATTTATG TTTGCAGGTCTGTCAGATGTGTCCATTTCAGGGGACATTGCTGTTGAGGGGGAGATCAATGTCCCTGTTGGAACACCGAGTCAGGACAAAAAATACTCCACACTGGATGAACCTGTTAAAGATACCATA TTGCGAGATCTGAAAGCAGTGGGGAAAAAGTTTGTTCATGTGATGTATCCCAAGAAGAGTTCAGCGCTACTGAGAGACT GGGACTTGTGGGGACCATTATTGCTCTGCGTGACACTGGCTCT GATGCTGCAGGGTGGTTCAGTTGACAGTAAGGAGGACAGAGGGCCCCAGTTTGCAGAGGTGTTTGTGATCATCTGGTTTGGATCTGTCATCATCACACTGAACTCGAAGCTGTTGGGAGGCACCAT atctTTTTTCCAGAGCCTGTGTGTGCTAGGCTACTGCATCATGCCTCTGACCGTGGCAATGGTCGTCTGTAGGCTAGTGCTGCTGGGTGGGTCTTGGGGGTTCAGCTTTATCGTCCGACTAATTGTGGTCACAGCATCATTCAGTTGGTCCACGTTTG CCTCTACAGCTTTCTTAGCAGATTGCCAGCCTCCCAATCGCAAAGCTTTGGTGGTGTATCCTGTCTTCCTTTTTTACTTCGTCATTGGATGGATGATCCTCACATTCTCACCGTCTGCGTAA